A window of the Streptomyces sp. Ag109_O5-10 genome harbors these coding sequences:
- a CDS encoding maleylpyruvate isomerase family mycothiol-dependent enzyme translates to MTAADDTRDPLLPGRLLTVERDALIPLLRSRPDADFALPTTACPGWTVRDVLAHCSSALIRVVESRFGPGVFSPESNARDIAERADWSNARVLDELERGMTEAGDVIAERADGRLDPVAFGEWVHAGDVRDTLGEPGAYTGAGLPHALSLLTRVTRARGHLRLQADLDDVDDPLHLGETSGSRTPARFMGDAATLVRLYTGRSPDGTPYELMGAEAAELNLYG, encoded by the coding sequence ATGACTGCTGCTGACGACACACGCGACCCCCTCCTGCCCGGCCGTCTCCTCACCGTCGAGCGCGACGCGCTGATCCCGCTCCTGCGCTCCCGGCCGGACGCGGACTTCGCGCTGCCGACCACAGCCTGTCCCGGGTGGACGGTGCGGGACGTGCTCGCCCACTGTTCGTCCGCGCTGATCCGGGTGGTGGAGAGCCGCTTCGGGCCCGGGGTGTTCTCGCCCGAGTCGAACGCCAGGGACATCGCCGAGCGCGCCGACTGGTCGAACGCCCGGGTCCTCGACGAGCTGGAGCGCGGGATGACCGAGGCCGGCGACGTGATCGCGGAGCGGGCGGACGGGCGCCTCGACCCGGTCGCCTTCGGCGAATGGGTGCACGCCGGTGACGTCCGCGACACCCTCGGCGAGCCCGGCGCCTACACGGGCGCGGGCCTGCCCCACGCGCTGTCGCTGCTGACCCGGGTGACCCGGGCGCGGGGGCACCTGCGGCTCCAGGCCGACCTGGACGACGTGGACGACCCGCTGCACCTGGGCGAGACCAGCGGGAGCCGGACCCCGGCCCGCTTCATGGGGGACGCGGCGACGCTCGTCCGGCTGTACACCGGGCGGTCGCCGGACGGGACGCCGTACGAGCTGATGGGGGCGGAGGCGGCGGAGCTGAACCTCTACGGCTGA
- a CDS encoding copper homeostasis protein CutC, protein MSTRAVLEVIALDAEDAVAAQAGGADRLELVTDMAADGLTPPPRTFTAIRAAVDIDLRVMLRLADGFAAGDADRLVEVAGELRAAGADQFVFGFLDAESGVDLDAVERVVAALDGCRWTFHRAIDRAADRDALRKQLADLPGLDTYLTAGAAEGVDEGLPRLLAEAGRRGEPGYEQTLLVGGGLRLDHVPDLLAAGIDAFHIGGAARPAGWDGAVSEAAVRSWRRVLDGADSSD, encoded by the coding sequence ATGAGCACGCGTGCAGTCCTGGAGGTGATCGCCCTCGACGCCGAGGACGCGGTCGCCGCCCAGGCCGGAGGCGCGGACCGCCTCGAACTGGTCACCGACATGGCGGCCGACGGGCTCACCCCGCCGCCCCGGACCTTCACCGCGATCCGGGCCGCCGTCGACATCGACCTGCGCGTGATGCTGCGACTGGCGGACGGGTTCGCCGCGGGCGATGCCGACCGTCTGGTGGAGGTGGCCGGGGAGCTGCGGGCGGCCGGGGCCGACCAGTTCGTGTTCGGGTTCCTGGACGCGGAGAGCGGGGTGGACCTGGACGCCGTGGAGCGGGTGGTCGCCGCGCTGGACGGCTGCCGCTGGACCTTCCACCGGGCCATCGACCGGGCCGCGGACCGCGACGCCCTGCGCAAGCAGCTCGCCGACCTGCCCGGCCTCGACACCTACCTCACGGCCGGCGCCGCGGAGGGCGTGGACGAGGGGCTGCCCCGACTGCTCGCCGAGGCGGGACGGCGCGGCGAGCCGGGGTACGAGCAGACGCTCCTGGTCGGCGGTGGCCTGCGGCTCGACCACGTGCCCGACCTGCTGGCGGCGGGCATCGACGCCTTCCACATCGGCGGCGCCGCCCGGCCGGCCGGCTGGGACGGTGCGGTGTCGGAGGCGGCGGTGCGGTCCTGGCGCCGGGTGCTGGACGGGGCGGACTCCTCCGACTGA
- a CDS encoding UvrD-helicase domain-containing protein: protein MSTPAHDPLADALSDPDPLSRERSHLAESRAALRAMREDVESLDISDVTANWVNAEVLARQMEERIKALADLSDTPLFFGRLDYLHAPGADQAEGAYGERFYIGRRHVHDHDGDPMVIDWRAPVSQPFYRASKKDPMDVALRRRFGYTRGDITAYEDEHLSDPAEAARTSKLLQQEIERPRVGPMRDIVATIQPEQDEIVRSGLGGTVCVQGGPGTGKTAVGLHRVAYLLYAHRERLARTGTLVIGPNRSFLHYIEQVLPALGELTVQQATVDDLVARDVDVRGTDDAPAAVVKGDARMAEVLRRAVYAHVTTPTEPVVVVRGSRRWRVPAYDLADIVRELLDRDIRYGAAREALPQRIAHAVLVQMERSGEAPDDRVQDSVARNAAVKAAVKQVWPPVDPAKLVLRLLTDADFLAEHAAGILDEDEQKTILWAKPVRSVKAARWSAADAVLIDEATDLVQRTHSLGHVVLDEAQDLSPMQYRAVGRRCTTGSATVLGDLAQGTTPWATRSWDEALAHLGKTDGVIEELTAGFRVPTDVITYASRLLPHIAPGLTPVASVRENPGFFQVRTTEDTTEVVAACGELLGNEGSTGLIAADARVPALAEALTAAGITYLNPGEETTAETRLTLVPASLAKGLEYDYVVLDEPQAVVDGEPDERTGLRRLYVALTRAVSGLIVTHAAPLPPQLT, encoded by the coding sequence GCACCTCGCCGAGTCCCGCGCCGCCCTGCGCGCCATGCGCGAGGACGTCGAGTCGCTGGACATCAGCGACGTCACCGCGAACTGGGTCAACGCCGAGGTCCTCGCCCGCCAGATGGAGGAGCGCATCAAGGCGCTGGCCGACCTCAGCGACACCCCGCTGTTCTTCGGCCGCCTCGACTACCTGCACGCCCCCGGCGCCGACCAGGCGGAAGGCGCGTACGGCGAGCGTTTCTACATCGGGCGCCGGCACGTGCACGACCACGACGGCGACCCGATGGTGATCGACTGGCGGGCGCCGGTCTCCCAGCCGTTCTACCGGGCCTCCAAGAAGGACCCGATGGACGTCGCGCTGCGCCGCCGTTTCGGGTACACCCGCGGTGACATCACGGCGTACGAGGACGAGCACCTCTCCGACCCCGCCGAGGCCGCCCGCACCAGCAAGCTGCTCCAGCAGGAGATCGAGCGCCCGCGCGTCGGCCCGATGCGCGACATCGTGGCGACCATCCAGCCCGAGCAGGACGAGATCGTGCGCAGCGGGCTCGGCGGGACGGTGTGCGTGCAGGGTGGCCCGGGGACCGGGAAGACCGCCGTCGGCCTGCACCGGGTCGCGTACCTCCTCTACGCCCACCGGGAGCGGCTGGCCCGCACGGGCACCCTGGTCATCGGGCCGAACCGCTCCTTCCTGCACTACATCGAGCAGGTGCTGCCCGCGCTGGGCGAGCTGACCGTGCAGCAGGCGACGGTGGACGACCTGGTGGCCCGTGACGTCGACGTCCGCGGCACCGACGACGCCCCCGCCGCGGTCGTCAAGGGCGACGCCCGGATGGCGGAGGTCCTGCGCCGGGCCGTCTACGCGCACGTCACGACGCCCACCGAACCGGTCGTGGTGGTGCGCGGCTCCCGGCGCTGGCGGGTCCCGGCGTACGACCTGGCGGACATCGTCCGCGAGTTGCTGGACCGGGACATCCGATACGGCGCCGCGCGCGAGGCCCTGCCGCAGCGCATCGCGCACGCCGTGCTGGTCCAGATGGAGCGCTCGGGAGAGGCGCCCGACGACCGCGTGCAGGACTCGGTGGCGCGCAACGCGGCGGTGAAGGCGGCCGTCAAACAGGTCTGGCCGCCGGTCGACCCGGCGAAACTCGTGCTGCGCCTGCTCACGGACGCGGACTTCCTCGCGGAGCACGCCGCCGGGATCCTCGACGAGGACGAACAGAAGACGATCCTGTGGGCGAAGCCGGTGCGCAGCGTCAAGGCGGCCAGGTGGTCGGCCGCGGACGCGGTGCTGATCGACGAGGCGACGGACCTCGTGCAGCGCACTCACTCGCTCGGCCATGTCGTCCTGGACGAGGCGCAGGACCTCTCCCCCATGCAGTACCGCGCGGTCGGCCGCCGGTGCACCACCGGTTCGGCGACCGTCCTCGGCGACCTGGCGCAGGGCACCACGCCGTGGGCGACGCGGAGCTGGGACGAGGCGCTGGCCCACCTCGGCAAGACCGACGGGGTGATCGAGGAGCTGACGGCGGGTTTCCGCGTCCCGACGGACGTCATCACCTACGCCTCCCGGCTCCTCCCGCACATCGCGCCGGGCCTCACCCCGGTGGCGTCGGTCCGCGAGAACCCCGGGTTCTTCCAGGTCCGCACCACGGAGGACACCACCGAAGTGGTCGCCGCCTGCGGGGAGTTGCTGGGCAACGAGGGCTCGACGGGCCTGATCGCGGCGGACGCGCGGGTGCCCGCACTGGCCGAAGCGCTCACCGCGGCCGGGATCACCTACCTGAACCCCGGCGAGGAGACCACCGCCGAGACCCGCCTCACCCTGGTCCCGGCGTCCCTGGCCAAGGGCCTGGAGTACGACTACGTGGTCCTCGACGAGCCGCAGGCCGTGGTCGACGGCGAACCCGACGAACGCACCGGCCTGCGCCGCCTGTACGTGGCCCTGACCCGGGCGGTGTCGGGCCTGATCGTGACCCATGCGGCCCCGCTGCCGCCGCAGCTGACCTGA